From a region of the Paenibacillus sp. R14(2021) genome:
- a CDS encoding phage integrase N-terminal domain-containing protein: MGKSTIEVQLDICFRHSKRNSYLSRKRYFGSCKPFISYLEDEFRLQNLRNLHDKHVVAYITERQKQGISAKTILNDLCAIRYLHDLIQNPRYELSDNRTLQEKYGLVLDIAPVVNGDRSWTNEEFNRMLDLAIELNREDIKDAMTLAKELGLRVTEVIAMSRAQVEKALRTRVYTVKGEAKNGKHRNVPLSFTAERIMRKLMQLTPRGGKVFVEKGEKVHHVSNRVQQFIIYHREKIVTPEGELRRSDRRYGTPRELTMHGLRYNYVQERFEAELSIEGVTELDAALKITKEIGHNRINVLKVYKGG; the protein is encoded by the coding sequence ATGGGAAAATCGACTATCGAAGTGCAGCTGGACATATGCTTTCGGCACAGCAAAAGAAATAGTTATCTTAGTAGAAAAAGATACTTTGGAAGTTGCAAGCCTTTTATTTCTTATTTGGAGGACGAGTTTAGGCTCCAAAATCTCCGTAATCTTCATGATAAGCATGTAGTAGCGTACATTACGGAGAGACAAAAGCAAGGTATTTCGGCAAAAACTATCCTGAATGATTTATGTGCTATTCGGTATCTCCATGATCTTATCCAAAACCCACGATACGAGCTATCAGATAATAGAACCTTGCAAGAAAAATACGGACTAGTTCTAGATATAGCGCCTGTTGTAAATGGAGACCGGTCATGGACTAATGAAGAGTTTAATCGAATGCTGGACCTAGCCATTGAATTAAACCGAGAAGATATTAAAGATGCTATGACCTTAGCAAAAGAACTTGGGCTTCGTGTAACTGAGGTCATAGCTATGTCACGTGCCCAAGTTGAAAAAGCACTTCGAACACGAGTCTATACAGTTAAAGGCGAAGCAAAAAACGGAAAACATAGAAATGTTCCTCTTTCGTTTACAGCTGAGCGAATAATGAGAAAGCTTATGCAACTAACACCTCGAGGAGGAAAAGTGTTTGTAGAGAAAGGAGAAAAAGTCCATCACGTCTCAAACAGGGTCCAGCAATTCATTATTTACCATCGTGAGAAAATTGTAACCCCAGAAGGAGAACTACGTAGGTCGGACCGCAGGTATGGTACCCCTCGTGAACTCACAATGCATGGTCTGCGGTACAATTATGTACAAGAACGATTTGAGGCTGAATTATCTATAGAAGGAGTAACTGAACTAGATGCTGCGCTAAAGATAACTAAGGAGATTGGTCATAATCGTATAAATGTTCTCAAGGTATATAAGGGGGGATAA
- a CDS encoding ParB N-terminal domain-containing protein: MKIYEQIQEIPINTLTEHSLNTEYHSELSSSEYDLLYQDIKTNGLQHPLLINKDNVILSGHARWKICRDLNYENINVKLIECSTDEELELLVLANKTRRGSERDHIKIAKQIKLLYECWKVSPGRKSVHDAQDNDLKNRHDVALAFDKSDSQIRRYLQLLNLKQNLQNLVSEEKITLMGGVELSGLSTDSQDKFYECLQNMGFPKLTVQQIKKIIGSITVAEETKNRDNTTVTDSDVINIEEKEIKKVHKAVLTILQLKLSTTSIDQLKAIFIHAINNLEGNV; this comes from the coding sequence ATGAAAATTTATGAACAAATTCAAGAGATACCAATCAATACACTTACTGAGCACTCGTTAAATACAGAATACCACTCGGAACTATCTTCTTCAGAATATGACCTCTTATATCAAGATATTAAAACCAACGGATTGCAACATCCTCTACTAATTAATAAAGACAACGTTATTCTCAGTGGACACGCACGTTGGAAAATTTGCAGGGACTTAAATTACGAAAACATTAACGTAAAACTCATTGAATGCTCAACGGATGAAGAACTTGAACTTCTTGTATTGGCAAATAAGACACGCCGCGGCTCAGAAAGGGACCATATCAAAATTGCTAAACAAATTAAACTTCTTTATGAATGTTGGAAGGTCTCGCCTGGTCGGAAAAGTGTGCATGATGCACAGGATAATGACCTAAAAAACCGTCACGATGTTGCTCTGGCGTTTGACAAGAGTGACTCTCAAATCAGACGGTATTTGCAGCTATTAAACCTGAAACAGAATCTGCAAAACTTGGTGTCAGAAGAAAAAATCACTCTAATGGGCGGAGTAGAACTTTCAGGTCTTTCAACCGATTCTCAAGATAAATTTTACGAATGTTTACAAAATATGGGGTTTCCTAAACTTACAGTCCAGCAAATCAAGAAAATTATTGGATCTATTACTGTAGCAGAAGAAACCAAAAATCGAGATAACACTACAGTAACAGATAGTGATGTAATCAATATAGAAGAAAAGGAAATTAAAAAAGTTCATAAAGCTGTATTAACAATTCTACAACTTAAACTTAGTACAACATCTATAGATCAACTAAAGGCAATCTTCATCCATGCAATTAACAATCTGGAGGGAAATGTCTAA